The sequence GCCCAAGAACTGAGTAAGATTACGTTCCAGTCGCCGCAGGAATTGTCAAAACTTCTCAACGAAATTGCCAGGGACGCTGAGAGGGTGCTTGAGGCAGACTTGGTGACTCTCTACCAATACTTTCAGGAAGAGGAAAGTTTCGATTACCCGCCTATCCTTAGCGGGCGCTTCCAGCACCCAGAATGGATGTGCGCCCGCCTCTTTAGGGAAGACGCCCCATACCGGATCGTTGCAGCGGGTGAGCCACGGTATTGCGAGAATGCGAGCCAAGACAGAGTGATGCGAGCTCGAGAGACCGTGCCAGCAGGGGACGGGCTCCCTGAAAGACCATCCTTCGTAGATCGCGAAGGGGTTGTGTCGTCCGCCGGAATCCCTTTGATAGCAGGTACTGAGACGGTGGGGGTGTTGTTCATCAACTACCGAGCGTACCATCAGTTCACACCCGAAGAGAAGCGAGTGATAGAGATGTTCGCGGCCTACGCGGCGCTAGCTATTCAGGGCACGCGGTGGATTCAACAGTTGGTACGCATGCGCCAGCTTGAGGCATTAAGAACGACTTCTCGCATGTTCGCCCACAGGCTCAGAAACATTCTGCCCATCATCACGGATAGAATCGATAGGATAGCCACCAAGGGAGGCCTGAATGAGGAGGGCAAGGAGTGGTGTGAAATGGCATGGCAGGAGGCGCAAAGAGCACAGAGAGTGGTGAGCGACTTTGAATCGTTTTCTCGTGCGGAGTTGCGCCAACCATCCAGTAAACTCTCGATTGGGGAGCTTGTTAAGAAGCTCGGAGAGGTGGCGAAGAGAAACCTTACCCAAATAGGCGCAAGTATCGAGGTTGTTGATGCTGAGCCCAATCTCCCTTCGGTCATAGTCGACCTCGATAGGCTGAGCGACGACTTTGCCAACTTCGTACAAGACTCTCAACGTCACAGACCTTCGGGCTTACAAGTGCGTATTTCCGCCGCACTGGCGAGCGAGGCCGACGCGCTGCAAGCAGGCCTCCCGAAAGGGGGCCGATATGTAAAACTGATCTACGAAGACAACGGCCCCGGCATCGATCTTCCCAACAAGAGGAGAATCTTTGAGCCGTTTTATACCACCACAGGCGGCACAGGCCTCGGATTGGCTATCGTTGAGCAAGACGCGAGAGCTCACGGGGGCACTATATTGGAATGCGGCCAGCCAGGCAGAGGCGTCCGCTTCGAATTGTATTTACCCATTGCAGGACAAAATTGAAAGGAGGGTATGCGATGGCCGAGAAAATAAGGAAGACCGTGCTCATAGCCGACGACGAACCTGGGTATCGCACGGTTCTGGAGGAAAGCTTCAGTGAGGCAGGCAGAGAAGAGGACTGCCCGTACGAGTTTGATGTGGATGTAACACAGAGCGCAACGGAGTGCATCCAGCGGGTCCGGGCGAAGAACTATGATGTTTTGGTACTCGACGTCCGCATGGAGGAGGAGCTGAGCGGGCTCCAAGCGCTCTATGACATCTTCCGGGAATTACATCATGAGCGACCGGTGCGCATTATCTTCACCGGCTTTCCGGATTACAGGCAGTGCGTTGAGGCGATGCGGCACGGCGCGTGGGACTATATCATAAAGCAGGACGTGCCTTCCGGACCGGGAGGACGAGAAATAAAGGCCCCAAGGGTGGTCGTCAACTCAGCAGTGGCGCGGCTTCGTTTCCTTGACCTTCGGGAAGAACAAAAGCGTATCATCTCGAAGCAGTGGCTTCCGGAACATTATGCTGAGCTTGAGGAGAAGTACGGTGGACAACTGGTTGCCCTCTGGCATCACCCGGAGGTGAAAGTGATCGCGCGCGGTAGAGACGCCTTCGAGCTTGAGGAGGCGCTCAGGGATTGGAGGGCTGTCCATCAAGCTTGGGAACAGCCCCTGATCTTGAACCTAATCTCTCGTGAACACTAGGAGCAGAAGGAGGTGAGCTAATCTATGCACGGTCCGGTTCCGGCTCGATTGACCAGTTACCCCCAGGGGTGTAAGCCTGGCCTCTCAACAGTGGCGGCTCCGTGTGCATCTGGTCATGGCTTTTGCGTCAAATATCGACGGGTAGGACAGGTAAAGTACCAGTCAGTGAGAGGGACACGTCAGGCCATTGAGAATTGGGAAGCGGTGGTCGAACTATTGGTTCAGGACATTTCTTCGGATGTCGCATATTGCCGATGGGTGACATTTCTCCTTGATACGGGTTCTGACATGACCATTGTCCCCAGAACCTTTGTACATGACAATGCCTTCCCGTTCGAGAAGCGGGTGGGGCTAGTTCCCCTTCTAGGGCTCACTGGAAGAGTGGTGACAGCTGGTGTGTTTGAAGCTTGCCTCAGCCTGGTTTCCCCCCGTAGAGGAACGCCGGGCCTCACATTTAGAATGCCCATACTGGTGCCCGAGGAGTGGTACGGGAAGCATGCTGTCCTAGGACTGGACGTCCTCCGGCAGATACACATTGTTTCAGACCGCGAGTTTGTTTCTCTTTGGCCTCAGGCGTGCGGCGAGTGTCCAAGCGGTTCTAAGTAAACCCAGATTCTGGTCCCCTAGGGTAGACCGGCAAGGTTCTGCGGTCAAGGTCCCCTGAGGGCAAGAGAAGGACGTCTGCAGCGAGAGGAGGCCCCATTTGGGAGCTGCCGCTGAATGCTTGGCGACTGGGGTTATGGCGCGGGGAAAATTTCACTTGCCGTAAGAGACTTCCGACAAGTGCATACTTAGAGGGGTGCCTTCGAGGATAAGCGGAGCACAAAGATCGGGCTGCAGCCCTCGGTTGCGGTCAGAATCAAGCAGAATTGCGGAATGGTTGATCGCGCAAGTAGCGCCTTGACTCAGATGAAATTATGTGGCCTTTTGCGGACTCCATGAGGACACGCATGTCTGACGCAGTAGCGATCAGGGGGAAACCAGCGAGTTAAACATGACCGATACCCGAGAATCGAAACGTTCGAGTAACGGCTCAAGCTGAGCAGCTGGGCTATGTCCACATCTTCGACAGGTACAGCGGTGCTTAGGGCGACTTTGCCGCGCGATCCGCTGACAAGGAGGCATGAGGATGATGACCGCTCAACCGAAGGCGAGTTGGAATGTCCGGCTTGCGCTGAGGCACGGAGACGAGCAGGCGCGAGCAGACCTGGCTACCTTTGTTCAGGAGCACTTGACAGAGGTGGAAAAGATCGTGCAGGAGGCAAAGAAGTTATTGAAAAAAATCCCTCCTTGGTTTGACCCGTCCTTTGATGGGTACTTAAGTGGGGATAGAACGCGCGTACGGGCTCAAGTTGAGGCCATATTCCAGGGCCTGCAACGGGCTAAGCCGAAAAAGGGGTTGCATAATTCCTATCGCCTTGAGCCGTGCTTGTGGTATCGCCAGGTGCAACTCATCCGACTAGCAAGGGAGGTTTTGGACGAAGGAGATGGCAATTGCTTAGAGTGGAGTCTTGTCTTGGCAGCCTGCTTATTACGGATCAGTATCTACCCTTTGATCATCGTCACCTGCTCAAGCGCTGGGGGTTTCCATGCAGTGCTCGGCTACTGGGTCGATGACCTCCCCGCGCTCAAGAACGAGAGGGTCGCC comes from candidate division KSB1 bacterium and encodes:
- a CDS encoding GAF domain-containing protein; this encodes MAQTPNAEKHTDFLDEAQHQGLDAFLDAVLEEGLRAVGAFQGSLMLLNEKEKTLEIVKRRGPEYDPKRKHRRFRIEEGVAGMVAATGEPYLCGDVTEDQRFKPPVGKLNFRSLVVVPIKSGARTVGVICADSPEPHRFTEEHTSLLAERAASVGNVIERLAVDTFIVSAKRMKQLESLHEVAQELSKITFQSPQELSKLLNEIARDAERVLEADLVTLYQYFQEEESFDYPPILSGRFQHPEWMCARLFREDAPYRIVAAGEPRYCENASQDRVMRARETVPAGDGLPERPSFVDREGVVSSAGIPLIAGTETVGVLFINYRAYHQFTPEEKRVIEMFAAYAALAIQGTRWIQQLVRMRQLEALRTTSRMFAHRLRNILPIITDRIDRIATKGGLNEEGKEWCEMAWQEAQRAQRVVSDFESFSRAELRQPSSKLSIGELVKKLGEVAKRNLTQIGASIEVVDAEPNLPSVIVDLDRLSDDFANFVQDSQRHRPSGLQVRISAALASEADALQAGLPKGGRYVKLIYEDNGPGIDLPNKRRIFEPFYTTTGGTGLGLAIVEQDARAHGGTILECGQPGRGVRFELYLPIAGQN
- a CDS encoding response regulator — encoded protein: MAEKIRKTVLIADDEPGYRTVLEESFSEAGREEDCPYEFDVDVTQSATECIQRVRAKNYDVLVLDVRMEEELSGLQALYDIFRELHHERPVRIIFTGFPDYRQCVEAMRHGAWDYIIKQDVPSGPGGREIKAPRVVVNSAVARLRFLDLREEQKRIISKQWLPEHYAELEEKYGGQLVALWHHPEVKVIARGRDAFELEEALRDWRAVHQAWEQPLILNLISREH